Proteins encoded together in one Hylaeus volcanicus isolate JK05 chromosome 3, UHH_iyHylVolc1.0_haploid, whole genome shotgun sequence window:
- the LOC128874303 gene encoding protein YIPF1 isoform X2: protein MDGSQTQGNDQQFISFQDFPPIHHEGNIGQAQLNVHASSHQAFNNLSNDTTGVGMIEDLQGMPDKNEDISPRSFWTIEYYQKFFNVNTNDVVERIKRSMIPHGSDNYLISHIRPNPDLYGPFWICITLVFSIAISGNLANYLQTVNSGKYHWRYEFHIVSYAATCIFLYAWLLPITLWGALKWTASTRDTEEELIESYATPGLLELVCLYGYSLAIYIPVAFLWTIQIGWLQWSLVIVATVLSGGVLLRSLLPIISGKYRMIYIAIILGLHLLLAAGFRLYFFHAPPSNAVHIAAKIVSTTENIVSSSSTG from the exons ATGGACGGGAGTCAAACGCAAGGCAATGATCAGCAATTCATCTCCTTCCAAGATTTTCCTCCGATACACCACGAGGGAAATATTGGTCAAGCACAATTAAATGTCCATGCTTCCAGTCATCAAGCTTTTAATAACCTATCTAATGACACCACGGGTGTCGGCATGATCGAGGATCTACAAGGAATGCCCGATAAAAACGAAG ACATATCACCACGAAGTTTTTGGACGATAGAATACtatcaaaaattctttaatgtGAACACAAACGACGTTGTAGAAAGAATTAAACGATCTATGATTCCGCATGGCAGTGACAACTATTTGATTTCTCATATAAGACCTAATCCAGATTTGTATGGTCCGTTTTGGATTTGTATTACATTGGTATTTTCTATAGCCATTAGTGGCAACTTGGCCAATTATTTGCAAACTGTCAATTCAGGCAAATATCATTGGAGGTATGAATTTCACATTGTATCTTATGCTGCCacttgcatatttttatatgcttGGCTGTTACCAATAACATTGTGGGGTGCACTAAAATGGACTGCCAGTACAAGAGATACggaagaagaattaattgaG tcTTACGCAACACCTGGCCTCTTGGAACTAGTGTGTCTTTATGGTTACTCTTTAGCCATTTACATCCCTGTAGCCTTTCTTTGGACGATACAAATTGGGTGGTTACAATGGAGTTTAGTAATAGTAGCAACCGTTTTGTCCGGTGGAGTTTTATTAAGATCTTTGTTGCCCATTATATCAG GGAAGTATCGAATGATATATATAGCGATAATTCTTGGGTTGCATCTGCTGCTGGCAGCTGGATTCAGGTTGTACTTCTTTCACGCTCCACCTAGTAACGCTGTTCATATTGCGGCGAAAATCGTATCAACCACTGAAAACATTGTTTCTTCAAGCTCTACGGGTTAA
- the LOC128874303 gene encoding protein YIPF1 isoform X1 — translation MDGSQTQGNDQQFISFQDFPPIHHEGNIGQAQLNVHASSHQAFNNLSNDTTGVGMIEDLQGMPDKNEDISPRSFWTIEYYQKFFNVNTNDVVERIKRSMIPHGSDNYLISHIRPNPDLYGPFWICITLVFSIAISGNLANYLQTVNSGKYHWRYEFHIVSYAATCIFLYAWLLPITLWGALKWTASTRDTEEELIESYATPGLLELVCLYGYSLAIYIPVAFLWTIQIGWLQWSLVIVATVLSGGVLLRSLLPIISELINILGKYRMIYIAIILGLHLLLAAGFRLYFFHAPPSNAVHIAAKIVSTTENIVSSSSTG, via the exons ATGGACGGGAGTCAAACGCAAGGCAATGATCAGCAATTCATCTCCTTCCAAGATTTTCCTCCGATACACCACGAGGGAAATATTGGTCAAGCACAATTAAATGTCCATGCTTCCAGTCATCAAGCTTTTAATAACCTATCTAATGACACCACGGGTGTCGGCATGATCGAGGATCTACAAGGAATGCCCGATAAAAACGAAG ACATATCACCACGAAGTTTTTGGACGATAGAATACtatcaaaaattctttaatgtGAACACAAACGACGTTGTAGAAAGAATTAAACGATCTATGATTCCGCATGGCAGTGACAACTATTTGATTTCTCATATAAGACCTAATCCAGATTTGTATGGTCCGTTTTGGATTTGTATTACATTGGTATTTTCTATAGCCATTAGTGGCAACTTGGCCAATTATTTGCAAACTGTCAATTCAGGCAAATATCATTGGAGGTATGAATTTCACATTGTATCTTATGCTGCCacttgcatatttttatatgcttGGCTGTTACCAATAACATTGTGGGGTGCACTAAAATGGACTGCCAGTACAAGAGATACggaagaagaattaattgaG tcTTACGCAACACCTGGCCTCTTGGAACTAGTGTGTCTTTATGGTTACTCTTTAGCCATTTACATCCCTGTAGCCTTTCTTTGGACGATACAAATTGGGTGGTTACAATGGAGTTTAGTAATAGTAGCAACCGTTTTGTCCGGTGGAGTTTTATTAAGATCTTTGTTGCCCATTATATCAG AATTAATCAACATTTTAGGGAAGTATCGAATGATATATATAGCGATAATTCTTGGGTTGCATCTGCTGCTGGCAGCTGGATTCAGGTTGTACTTCTTTCACGCTCCACCTAGTAACGCTGTTCATATTGCGGCGAAAATCGTATCAACCACTGAAAACATTGTTTCTTCAAGCTCTACGGGTTAA
- the LOC128873679 gene encoding proton-coupled zinc antiporter SLC30A9, mitochondrial, which produces MMLKQSTKIPKLLHNISRYNNDYLYIFQVGYTKRCASTLITCNHNTKYRLRIVTNSQKVFGTKIIGHPEKWSWIFIAMSRSISVLAKTQKDDSGNLVKKPKGPLQQTIIELKAENLGQLKERKLDVDPVSTADDQKKKFKQQELTAEAKKKMKVDRSTSSLERNFITPVRAMSDFLLKPSDLENLPKTKRRSPYEFEPPITVYWRKDVEAKALEVWGSRDALAKELLKKELEQKTYQQNIFTVKRRLRDYRREMGSKTTEFIQEQEGLFGRSGKVVLTAIVINASNFLCKLCACIFTGSHSMFAECVHSAADTCNQLILAYGIYKSVQNPNPDHPYGYTNMKYVSSLISGVGIFCVGAGLSIYHGIHGLLNPSPVESFYWAYYVLVGSLVSEGATLLVAIQSIKKGAEEKQRTFKEYVLAGQDPSVNVVLLEDFASVVGITTATICMSLTSYTGNPMYDAIGSILGGFLLGGVATFIINTNTAALIGRSISQDDLDKINTELESDIMVRAIYDVKGIDMGNNLVRYKAEIDFDGRELARSYLDKNDLALMLKEVKGMENIDQLETFLLKHGEGIVDMVGGEIDRMELKLKKKHPEIRHCDLEIL; this is translated from the exons ATGATGTTAAAACAATCTACCAAAATACCAAAACTTCTTCATAATATTAGCCGCTACAATAACGAttacttgtacatttttcaagtagGATACACGAAAAGGTGTGCCAGTACTTTGATAACATGCAAccataatacaaaatacagGTTACGCATTGTTACAAACTCTCAGAAGGTTTTTGGTACCAAAATAATAGGACATCCGGAGAAATGGAGCTGGATATTTATTGCAATGTCAAGGTCAATTTCTGTTCTTGCAAAAACACAGAAAGACGACTCTGGAAACCTGGTTAAAAAGCCAAAGGGTCCATTACAACAGAcgataatagaattaaaagcAGAAAATTTAGGTCAATtaaaagagagaaaattaGATGTCGATCCAGTTTCTACTGCTGATGatcagaagaaaaaatttaaacaacaAGAACTTACTGCAGAAG ctAAAAAGAAGATGAAAGTTGATAGAAGTACATCATCCCTAGAGCGTAACTTTATTACACCGGTTAGGGCTATGtctgattttttattaaagccCTCCGATCTTGAAAATTTACCAAAGACAAAAAGAAGATCACCATATGAATTTGAACCACCAATAACTGTTTATTGGAGAAAAGATGTTGAAGCCAA AGCATTGGAGGTTTGGGGATCGCGAGATGCTTTAGCAAAGGAGCTACTTAAAAAAGAACTTGAACAAAAGACGTATCAACAAA ATATATTTACTGTTAAACGGAGACTGAGAGATTATAGGCGAGAAATGGGCAGCAAAACGACGGAATTCATTCAAGAACAAGAAGGTCTTTTTGGAAGGTCTGGTAAAGTGGTTCTGACTGCAATTGTAAt CAATGCTAGTAATTTCTTGTGTAAACTATGCGCTTGTATATTTACCGGCTCCCATAGCATGTTTGCAGAGTGCGTGCACTCTGCTGCAGACACTTGTAATCAATTAATATTGGCATATGGAATTTATAAATCTGTacag aatCCTAACCCTGATCATCCATATGGATACACAAATATGAAGTACGTTTCTTCTTTGATATCTGGTGTTGGTATCTTCTGTGTTGGTGCTGGTTTATCAATTTATCATGGAATTCATGGCCTTTTGAACCCATCTCCGGTAGAATCGTTTTATTGGGCATATTATGTCTTAGTTGGTTCATTGGTATCCGAGGGAGCGACGCTATTAGTGGCAATTCaatcaataaaaaaaggagCTGAAGAGAAGCAACGAACATTTAAAGAATATGTATTAGCAGGACAAGATCCTTCTGTAAATGTTGTGCTTTTGGAAGACTTTGCATCG GTGGTCGGTATTACTACTGCGACTATCTGCATGAGTTTAACTTCATACACAGGAAATCCAATGTACGATGCTATCGGATCCATATTGGGTGGATTTCTTCTTGGTGGAGTAgcaacatttataattaatacaaacaCTGCAGCTTTAATTGGAAGAAGTATATCTCAAGATGATCTTGATAAGATCAACACAGAATTAGAATCAGATATAATG GTTCGAGCAATTTATGATGTTAAAGGTATCGATATGGGGAATAACTTAGTTCGATACAAGGCCGAAATAGATTTTGATGGAAGAGAACTGGCGAGATCTTATCTGGACAAAAATGATCTCGCTTTAATGTTGAAG GAAGTAAAAGGTATGGAAAATATCGACCAGTTGGAGACATTTCTTTTAAAGCATGGTGAAGGTATCGTGGATATGGTTGGTGGAGAGATAGACAGAatggaattgaaattgaag AAGAAACATCCAGAGATTCGACATTGTGACCTGGAGATCTTGTAA